From a region of the Anaeromyxobacter sp. genome:
- a CDS encoding peroxiredoxin, with product MALLLEPAPDFTAPAVQGSGERVTSSLAAHRGRWLLLFFYPRDFTTVCPTEITELSKRMPELRALGADALALSVDDVDTHARWIAEVLGPVALPLVADAGGAIARAYGALLEREGVAARAAVLVDPAGVIQYAAFHNLMVGRSISELIRVLEALKTGQPAPVDWRPGQATLGS from the coding sequence ATGGCCCTCCTGCTCGAGCCCGCGCCGGACTTCACCGCCCCCGCGGTCCAGGGGAGCGGCGAGCGGGTCACCTCCTCGCTCGCCGCCCACCGCGGGCGCTGGCTGCTGCTCTTCTTCTACCCCCGCGACTTCACCACCGTCTGCCCCACCGAGATCACCGAGCTCTCCAAGCGCATGCCGGAGCTGCGGGCCCTGGGGGCCGACGCCCTGGCCCTCTCGGTGGACGACGTCGACACGCACGCGCGCTGGATCGCCGAGGTGCTCGGTCCGGTGGCCCTGCCGCTGGTGGCGGACGCCGGGGGGGCCATCGCCCGGGCCTACGGGGCGCTGCTCGAGCGGGAGGGGGTGGCGGCCCGGGCGGCCGTCCTGGTGGACCCGGCCGGCGTGATCCAGTACGCCGCCTTCCACAACCTCATGGTGGGGCGCTCCATCTCGGAGCTCATCCGGGTGCTCGAGGCCCTGAAGACCGGGCAGCCGGCCCCGGTGGACTGGCGGCCCGGTCAGGCCACCCTGGGCAGCTGA
- a CDS encoding penicillin acylase family protein, giving the protein MRWLLRGLAALVLLLVLLATAAWWTLGRSLPVLDGARPLAGLGAEVSVTRDALGVPTVRGASRLDVARATGFLHAQDRLFQMDLLRRRAAGELAELVGAAALPVDRRARVHQFRARARSAVAALPGDQRALLEAYVAGVAAGQAALGARPFEYLLLRAEPAPWRPEDSLLVGYAMFIDLNGEAGARDALLGALRDTLPAPYLELLAPLRGEWDAPLMGGPAATPPLPGPEVLDLRRGTPGRALDPDLDLDLDPDPDPDPDPDLDLDPDPDLLSLLTSPALGRGSNAWVVDGRHSMHGGALVADDMHLGLSVPSTWYRASLSWTEDGAPHTVTGLTLPGVPVVVAGSTGLVAWGFTNSYGDWQDLVELQEAPGGGDAYLTPEGPRHLKRAVELLLVKGGAPERLEVASTVWGPVVDTDHAGRRRALAWTAHLPGAVDLGLLALERAATLDQALDAATRAGVPPQNFHCADRTGRVGWTVAGRLPRRVGFDGRLPGSFADGVRRWQGLAPPEETPRLADPPSGRLWTANARVADGPALARIGDGGYALGARAGQIQERLFAREAFSEQDLLAIQLDDRALFLARWQALLVRQLAGAALDADPRRVEVRFHVLGWGGRAAVASVGYRLVRAWRLAVMARALAPYTARARRAAPRLGPGDLPQAEGFVWRLMVERPAHLLPPGEASWEGLLLGALDDALAALPGGGRDLADRTWGERNTAAIRHPLSAAAPGLGWLLDLPADRLPGDGDLPRVQGPAFGASERFVVSPGREAEGILHMPGGQSGHPRSPFFRAGHQAWVRGEPAPFLPGPAAHTLTLRPAGP; this is encoded by the coding sequence CTGCGCTGGCTGCTCCGCGGCCTCGCGGCGCTGGTGCTCCTCCTCGTCCTCCTGGCCACGGCGGCCTGGTGGACGCTGGGACGCAGCCTGCCGGTGCTGGACGGCGCCCGCCCGCTGGCGGGCCTGGGGGCAGAGGTCTCCGTCACCCGCGACGCGCTCGGCGTCCCCACGGTGCGCGGCGCCAGCCGGCTCGACGTGGCGCGGGCCACCGGGTTCCTCCACGCACAGGACCGGCTCTTCCAGATGGACCTCCTGCGCCGCCGCGCCGCCGGTGAGCTGGCCGAGCTGGTGGGGGCCGCGGCGCTGCCGGTGGACCGCAGGGCCAGGGTCCACCAGTTCCGCGCCCGGGCCCGGAGCGCGGTGGCGGCGCTGCCGGGCGACCAGCGGGCCCTGCTCGAGGCCTACGTGGCCGGGGTCGCCGCCGGACAGGCGGCCCTGGGCGCGCGCCCCTTCGAGTACCTGCTGCTGCGCGCCGAGCCGGCCCCGTGGCGCCCCGAGGATTCGCTCCTGGTGGGCTACGCCATGTTCATCGACCTGAACGGCGAGGCCGGCGCCCGCGACGCGCTGCTCGGCGCCCTGCGCGACACGCTGCCGGCGCCGTACCTGGAGCTGCTGGCGCCGCTGCGCGGCGAATGGGACGCGCCGCTCATGGGCGGACCGGCGGCGACCCCGCCGCTGCCGGGGCCGGAGGTGCTCGACTTGCGGAGGGGCACGCCGGGGAGAGCCCTCGACCCCGACCTCGACCTCGACCTCGACCCCGACCCCGACCCCGACCCCGACCCCGACCTCGACCTCGACCCCGACCCCGACCTGCTCTCCCTCCTCACCTCGCCCGCCCTCGGCCGTGGCAGCAACGCCTGGGTGGTGGACGGACGCCACTCGATGCACGGCGGCGCCCTGGTCGCCGACGACATGCACCTCGGCCTCTCGGTGCCCAGCACCTGGTACCGCGCCTCGCTCTCCTGGACCGAGGACGGCGCCCCGCACACGGTCACCGGCCTGACGCTGCCGGGCGTGCCGGTGGTGGTGGCCGGCTCGACCGGGCTGGTGGCCTGGGGGTTCACCAACAGCTACGGCGACTGGCAGGACCTGGTGGAGCTGCAGGAGGCGCCGGGGGGGGGCGACGCCTACCTCACGCCCGAGGGGCCGCGCCACCTCAAGCGGGCCGTCGAGCTGCTGCTGGTCAAGGGCGGGGCGCCGGAGCGGCTGGAGGTGGCCTCCACCGTCTGGGGGCCGGTGGTGGACACCGACCACGCCGGGCGCCGCCGGGCGCTGGCCTGGACCGCCCACCTGCCCGGCGCGGTGGACCTCGGGCTGCTGGCGCTGGAGCGGGCCGCCACGCTCGACCAGGCGCTGGACGCCGCCACCCGCGCCGGGGTGCCGCCGCAGAACTTCCACTGCGCCGACCGGACGGGCCGGGTCGGCTGGACGGTGGCCGGCCGGCTGCCGCGCCGGGTGGGGTTCGACGGCCGCCTCCCGGGGAGCTTCGCCGACGGGGTGCGTCGCTGGCAGGGCCTGGCTCCGCCGGAGGAGACGCCGCGCCTGGCCGACCCGCCCTCCGGCCGGCTCTGGACCGCCAACGCCCGGGTGGCCGACGGCCCGGCCCTGGCGCGGATCGGCGACGGCGGCTACGCGCTCGGGGCCCGGGCCGGCCAGATCCAGGAGCGGCTCTTCGCCCGCGAGGCCTTCTCGGAGCAGGACCTGCTGGCCATCCAGCTCGACGATCGGGCGCTGTTCCTGGCGCGCTGGCAGGCGCTGCTGGTGCGCCAGCTGGCCGGCGCCGCGCTGGACGCCGATCCGCGCCGCGTCGAGGTGCGCTTCCACGTCCTCGGCTGGGGCGGACGCGCCGCCGTGGCCTCGGTGGGCTACCGGCTGGTGCGGGCCTGGCGGCTGGCGGTCATGGCCCGGGCGCTGGCCCCGTACACCGCGCGGGCCCGCCGCGCCGCGCCCCGCCTCGGGCCCGGCGACCTGCCGCAGGCGGAGGGCTTCGTCTGGCGCCTGATGGTGGAGCGGCCGGCCCACCTGCTCCCGCCCGGCGAGGCCAGCTGGGAGGGGCTGCTGCTCGGCGCCCTCGACGACGCGCTGGCCGCCCTGCCGGGGGGCGGCCGGGACCTGGCCGACCGCACCTGGGGCGAGCGGAACACCGCCGCCATCCGGCACCCGCTGTCCGCCGCGGCGCCGGGCCTCGGGTGGCTGCTCGACCTGCCGGCCGATCGGCTGCCGGGCGACGGCGACCTGCCGCGGGTGCAAGGTCCGGCCTTCGGCGCCTCGGAGCGCTTCGTGGTGTCGCCGGGGCGGGAAGCCGAGGGGATCCTGCACATGCCGGGCGGGCAGAGCGGCCACCCGCGCTCGCCCTTCTTCCGGGCCGGCCACCAGGCCTGGGTGCGCGGCGAGCCGGCCCCGTTCCTGCCGGGGCCGGCGGCGCACACGCTCACGCTCCGGCCTGCCGGGCCCTGA
- a CDS encoding nitroreductase family protein — protein MPRTPAHPVDPLFPRRWSPRAMSGAPLPREALLTLLEAARWAPSAGNGQPWRFAWALRGTPAFEAALAALVPANRAWAHAAGALVLLSARTVRDDGRPAPTAAFDAGAAWMALALQGTLSGLAVHAMAGFDREAARALARLGPGEEPQVMIAVGAPGAVEALPEPLRARETPSDRLPLEELVRPLA, from the coding sequence ATGCCCCGCACGCCCGCGCACCCGGTCGATCCGCTCTTCCCGCGCCGCTGGTCTCCGCGCGCCATGTCCGGCGCCCCGCTCCCCCGGGAGGCCCTCCTGACGCTGCTGGAGGCGGCGCGCTGGGCGCCCTCGGCCGGCAACGGCCAGCCCTGGCGCTTCGCCTGGGCCCTGCGGGGCACGCCGGCCTTCGAGGCCGCCCTGGCGGCGCTGGTGCCGGCCAACCGCGCCTGGGCGCACGCCGCCGGGGCCTTGGTGCTGCTCTCCGCCCGGACCGTGCGCGACGACGGCCGGCCCGCCCCCACCGCCGCCTTCGACGCCGGCGCCGCCTGGATGGCGCTGGCGCTGCAGGGCACCCTCTCCGGCCTGGCGGTGCACGCCATGGCCGGGTTCGACCGGGAGGCGGCGAGGGCGCTGGCCCGGCTCGGGCCCGGCGAGGAGCCGCAGGTGATGATCGCGGTGGGCGCTCCGGGGGCCGTGGAGGCGCTGCCCGAGCCGCTGCGGGCGCGCGAGACGCCCAGCGACCGGCTCCCGCTCGAGGAGCTGGTCCGGCCGCTGGCCTGA
- the asd gene encoding aspartate-semialdehyde dehydrogenase: MSQKKLRVGILGATGMVGQRFLALLEHHPWYEVTLVAASANSAGQRYQDAVKGRWALQTAIPAAAGALVVKNAADVKAIAAEVDFVFCAVDMSKEETARLEEDYARAETPVVSNNSAHRATPDVPMMVPEINPEHAEIIPLQRKRLGTTRGFIAVKPNCSLQSYVPAIHPLMEFGPRRIAVCTYQAISGAGKTFETWPEMVDNLIPFIKGEEEKSEKEPMKIWGRIQGAGIVAATDPVISAQCIRVPAADGHMAAVFVAFDRKPSKEEILARWRSFAGRPQQLGLPSAPTPFLHYFEEENRPQTRLDRDAGKGMAITIGRLRTDSLFDYRFVALSHNTVRGAAGGAVLTAELLTKDGWITAR, from the coding sequence ATGAGCCAGAAGAAGCTCCGCGTCGGCATCCTCGGCGCGACCGGCATGGTCGGCCAGCGGTTCCTCGCCCTCCTGGAGCACCACCCCTGGTACGAGGTGACCCTGGTGGCCGCCAGCGCCAACTCGGCCGGGCAGCGCTACCAGGACGCGGTCAAGGGGCGCTGGGCGCTCCAGACCGCCATCCCCGCGGCCGCCGGCGCCCTGGTGGTGAAGAACGCCGCGGACGTGAAGGCCATCGCCGCCGAGGTGGACTTCGTCTTCTGCGCCGTGGACATGTCGAAGGAGGAGACCGCCAGGCTCGAGGAGGACTACGCCCGGGCCGAGACGCCGGTGGTCTCCAACAACTCGGCCCACCGCGCCACCCCCGACGTCCCCATGATGGTGCCGGAGATCAACCCCGAGCACGCCGAGATCATCCCCCTGCAGCGCAAGCGGCTCGGCACCACCCGCGGCTTCATCGCGGTGAAGCCCAACTGCTCGCTGCAGAGCTACGTGCCGGCCATCCACCCGCTGATGGAGTTCGGGCCCAGGCGCATCGCGGTGTGCACCTACCAGGCCATCAGCGGCGCCGGGAAGACCTTCGAGACCTGGCCGGAGATGGTGGACAACCTCATCCCCTTCATCAAGGGCGAGGAGGAGAAGTCCGAGAAGGAGCCCATGAAGATCTGGGGCCGCATCCAGGGGGCCGGCATCGTGGCCGCCACCGACCCGGTCATCAGCGCCCAGTGCATCCGCGTGCCCGCCGCCGACGGCCACATGGCGGCGGTCTTCGTGGCCTTCGACCGGAAGCCCTCGAAGGAGGAGATCCTGGCCCGCTGGAGGTCCTTCGCCGGGCGGCCGCAGCAGCTGGGCCTGCCCAGCGCGCCCACCCCCTTCCTGCACTACTTCGAGGAGGAGAACCGGCCGCAGACCCGGCTCGACCGCGACGCCGGCAAGGGCATGGCGATCACCATCGGCCGCCTCCGCACCGACTCGCTCTTCGACTACCGCTTCGTGGCGCTGTCGCACAACACGGTGCGCGGCGCCGCCGGCGGCGCGGTGCTGACCGCCGAGCTGCTCACCAAGGACGGCTGGATCACGGCCAGGTAG
- a CDS encoding bifunctional ornithine acetyltransferase/N-acetylglutamate synthase, with product MASTSLTFDSREAHRAWLSAQAKLPRGFRAGAAAFEFTPFEVARPARMKLALLALDRPTEAFAAVFTRNAFPGAPVIVGRRRLAGARLGAVLVNNKISNVCAPGGVEATERLCREAAGALGLSPEEVLPSSTGVIGWRLPVEAMAAALPAAVAALQPDSILPAADGIMTTDLYPKVRRADLPGGASIVGIAKGAGMIEPNLATMLVYLLTDAAVPRQALRAALADAVDQSFNAISIDSDTSTSDTVALLASGAAGPVDLAAFRGALGQVCRDLAEDVVRNGEGVRHVLRVRISGAPDRAAALALGKAIVNSPLLKTAVAGNDPNVGRLVAALGKEAGARAIPLDPAEARLTMGGEVIVDGGLFQLDPEKERRLTAHLLAAELYPQVPAPDGITFKPPVDYPRHERCVAIEAVVGRGPGQAEVLGADLTHEYVTENADYRS from the coding sequence ATGGCCAGCACCTCCCTCACCTTCGACTCCCGCGAGGCGCACCGCGCCTGGCTCTCGGCGCAGGCGAAGCTCCCCCGGGGCTTCCGGGCCGGGGCGGCGGCCTTCGAGTTCACCCCGTTCGAGGTGGCCCGGCCGGCCCGCATGAAGCTGGCGCTGCTGGCGCTCGACCGGCCCACCGAGGCCTTCGCCGCCGTCTTCACGCGGAACGCCTTCCCCGGCGCGCCGGTCATCGTGGGCCGCCGCCGCCTGGCCGGGGCGCGCCTGGGCGCGGTGCTGGTCAACAACAAGATCTCCAACGTCTGCGCGCCGGGCGGGGTGGAGGCCACGGAGCGGCTCTGCCGGGAGGCGGCCGGCGCGCTGGGCCTCTCGCCCGAGGAGGTGCTGCCCTCCTCCACCGGCGTCATCGGCTGGCGGCTGCCAGTGGAGGCCATGGCGGCGGCCTTGCCCGCCGCGGTGGCGGCGCTCCAGCCGGACTCCATCCTGCCCGCGGCCGACGGCATCATGACCACCGACCTCTACCCCAAGGTGCGGCGCGCCGACCTGCCCGGCGGCGCCTCCATCGTGGGCATCGCCAAGGGGGCCGGCATGATCGAGCCCAACCTGGCCACCATGCTGGTCTACCTGCTCACCGACGCGGCGGTGCCGCGGCAGGCCCTGCGGGCGGCGCTGGCGGACGCGGTGGACCAGAGCTTCAACGCCATCTCCATCGACTCCGACACCTCCACCTCCGACACCGTGGCGCTGCTGGCCTCCGGCGCGGCCGGCCCGGTGGACCTGGCCGCCTTCCGCGGGGCCCTCGGGCAGGTCTGCCGGGACCTGGCCGAGGACGTGGTCCGCAACGGCGAGGGGGTGCGCCACGTGCTGCGGGTGCGCATCAGCGGCGCGCCGGACCGCGCCGCCGCGCTGGCGCTGGGCAAGGCCATCGTCAACTCGCCGCTCCTCAAGACCGCGGTGGCCGGCAACGATCCCAACGTGGGGCGGCTGGTGGCGGCGCTCGGCAAGGAGGCCGGGGCGCGCGCCATCCCGCTCGATCCGGCCGAGGCCCGCCTCACCATGGGCGGCGAGGTGATCGTGGACGGCGGGCTGTTCCAGCTGGACCCGGAGAAGGAGCGGCGGCTCACCGCCCACCTGCTGGCGGCCGAGCTCTACCCGCAGGTCCCGGCGCCGGACGGCATCACCTTCAAGCCGCCGGTGGACTACCCGCGCCACGAGCGCTGCGTGGCCATCGAGGCGGTGGTGGGGCGGGGACCGGGCCAGGCCGAGGTGCTGGGGGCGGATCTGACGCACGAGTACGTCACCGAGAACGCCGACTACCGGAGCTGA
- a CDS encoding aminotransferase class I/II-fold pyridoxal phosphate-dependent enzyme, with the protein MSPAPFHPLASAANEALAKDCPVLLDLLSERGKRFFFPSKGILAQGAEAKLKAKTANATVGIATENGAPMNLACVAKYFTGLTPAEIFDYAPSYGKPDVRAAWAKKQRAETPSLGEHPLSSPVVTNALTHGLGLVGDLFLDPGDAVLTADLLWENYNLNWETRLGAVFHYFPFFDDRLTGFNLAAFTAGLARHRGQKLVVSLNFPNNPSGYTPTRVEADAIVAALTAEAEAGTRLVVCVDDAYYGMFYDDASATESIFGKLARASNNLLAIKVDGATKEEFVWGLRVGFVTFGVKNGTAAAYKALEDKTAGLIRAYISNVSNPGQSVVLKALNDPDFRAQQAEKVATLRGRAKVTAVECRRAEYADCWDVYPFNSGYFMCLRLKGADADAVRVKLLDEHGVGAIALGKTDLRVAFSCLTEAQIPGVFSAAAKAVRAVRGS; encoded by the coding sequence ATGAGCCCCGCCCCGTTCCACCCGCTCGCCTCGGCCGCCAACGAGGCGCTGGCGAAGGACTGCCCGGTCCTGCTGGACCTGCTCTCGGAGCGCGGCAAGCGCTTCTTCTTCCCGTCCAAGGGGATCCTGGCCCAGGGCGCCGAGGCCAAGCTGAAGGCCAAGACCGCCAACGCCACCGTGGGCATCGCCACCGAGAACGGCGCCCCCATGAACCTGGCGTGCGTGGCCAAGTACTTCACCGGCCTGACCCCCGCCGAGATCTTCGACTACGCGCCCTCCTACGGCAAGCCGGACGTGCGCGCCGCCTGGGCCAAGAAGCAGCGGGCCGAGACGCCGTCGCTGGGCGAGCACCCGCTCTCCAGCCCGGTGGTCACCAACGCCCTGACCCACGGCCTGGGCCTGGTGGGCGACCTGTTCCTCGACCCGGGCGACGCGGTGCTGACCGCCGACCTGCTCTGGGAGAACTACAACCTGAACTGGGAGACCCGGCTCGGCGCCGTCTTCCACTACTTCCCCTTCTTCGACGACCGGCTCACCGGCTTCAACCTGGCGGCCTTCACCGCCGGGCTGGCCCGGCACCGCGGCCAGAAGCTGGTGGTCTCGCTCAACTTCCCCAACAACCCGTCGGGCTACACGCCCACCCGGGTCGAGGCCGACGCCATCGTGGCCGCCCTCACCGCCGAGGCCGAGGCCGGCACCAGGCTGGTGGTCTGCGTCGACGACGCCTACTACGGGATGTTCTACGACGACGCCTCGGCCACCGAGTCGATCTTCGGCAAGCTGGCCAGGGCCTCGAACAACCTCCTGGCCATCAAGGTCGACGGCGCCACCAAGGAGGAGTTCGTCTGGGGCCTGCGGGTGGGCTTCGTCACCTTCGGGGTGAAGAACGGCACCGCCGCCGCCTACAAGGCGCTGGAGGACAAGACCGCCGGCCTGATCCGCGCCTACATCTCCAACGTCTCCAACCCCGGGCAGTCGGTGGTCCTGAAGGCGCTCAACGACCCCGACTTCCGCGCCCAGCAGGCCGAGAAGGTGGCCACCCTGCGCGGCCGGGCCAAGGTCACCGCGGTGGAGTGCCGCCGGGCCGAGTACGCCGACTGCTGGGACGTCTACCCGTTCAACTCGGGCTACTTCATGTGCCTGCGCCTCAAGGGCGCCGACGCCGACGCGGTGCGGGTCAAGCTGCTCGACGAGCACGGCGTGGGCGCCATCGCCCTCGGGAAGACCGATCTGCGGGTGGCCTTCTCCTGCCTCACCGAGGCGCAGATCCCCGGCGTCTTCAGCGCCGCGGCCAAGGCGGTGCGGGCGGTGCGCGGGTCGTAG
- a CDS encoding FIST C-terminal domain-containing protein → MAGEQLRAGTGLSRGQDSFQAGSAAAAAAVQELAGQAPALVVVFTTPRHDLPALLAGVRSVTGTTLLVGCTSSGEMVRGEFMGFGAGVAVLVLTAGPYRFGAASADHVRGDLDRAGQALTRASREAAGPGPNGTVVLLADSLLGDLQQLVQGVYRVTGPKVAIVGGGAGDEQKFVRTLVFHDDRVIDEGVVALWISSPEPLRVVTRHGWEPMGIPMLVTRVEGTQIMELGGRAAAEVYEAQLGLGAGELTPEAFWGTSIMHPLGLLQPDGSTVIRVARSKSAEGYLNIQGCCPPAGGAVQVMTGTTDQLLDIAEEVAGAALEGRPAAGVLLAFSCAARAKIFGERAPEEPRRLQAAAGAVPVFGLYCCAEFARTAGVLGTHNATLTALAL, encoded by the coding sequence ATGGCAGGGGAGCAGCTGAGGGCGGGCACGGGGCTGAGCCGCGGCCAGGACTCCTTCCAGGCCGGCAGCGCCGCCGCCGCCGCCGCGGTGCAGGAGCTGGCCGGCCAGGCGCCGGCGCTGGTCGTGGTGTTCACCACGCCGCGCCACGACCTGCCGGCGCTGCTCGCCGGGGTCCGGTCCGTCACCGGGACCACGCTGCTGGTGGGCTGCACCTCCTCGGGCGAGATGGTGCGCGGCGAGTTCATGGGCTTCGGGGCCGGCGTGGCCGTCCTGGTCCTGACGGCCGGGCCCTACCGCTTCGGCGCGGCCTCCGCCGACCACGTCCGCGGCGACCTCGACCGCGCCGGCCAGGCCCTCACCCGGGCCAGCCGCGAGGCGGCGGGCCCCGGACCGAACGGCACCGTGGTGCTGCTGGCCGACTCGCTGCTCGGCGACCTGCAGCAGCTGGTGCAGGGCGTCTACCGCGTCACCGGGCCGAAGGTCGCCATCGTCGGCGGGGGGGCCGGTGACGAGCAGAAGTTCGTGCGGACCCTGGTCTTCCACGACGACCGGGTCATCGACGAGGGGGTGGTGGCGCTCTGGATCTCCAGCCCGGAGCCGCTGCGGGTGGTGACGCGGCACGGCTGGGAGCCCATGGGGATCCCGATGCTGGTGACCCGCGTGGAGGGCACCCAGATCATGGAGCTGGGCGGGCGCGCGGCGGCGGAGGTGTACGAGGCGCAGCTCGGGCTGGGCGCGGGCGAGCTGACCCCCGAGGCCTTCTGGGGCACCTCCATCATGCACCCGCTCGGCCTGCTCCAGCCCGACGGGTCCACCGTCATCCGGGTGGCCCGGTCGAAGTCGGCGGAGGGGTACCTCAACATCCAGGGCTGCTGCCCGCCGGCGGGCGGCGCCGTCCAGGTCATGACCGGCACCACCGACCAGCTCCTCGACATCGCCGAGGAGGTGGCTGGCGCCGCCCTGGAGGGGCGCCCGGCGGCAGGGGTCCTGCTGGCCTTCAGCTGCGCGGCGCGCGCCAAGATCTTCGGCGAGCGGGCGCCGGAGGAGCCGCGGCGCCTCCAGGCGGCGGCGGGCGCGGTGCCGGTCTTCGGCCTCTACTGCTGCGCCGAGTTCGCGCGCACCGCCGGCGTCCTCGGCACCCACAACGCCACGCTGACCGCGCTGGCCCTCTAG
- a CDS encoding GAF domain-containing protein — protein MDGTTPPAGQERGAAAPPPGREVVERLRLAHLEALRALGAAVADTTRLTRLFTILGEPAPLEVLLERVLATLSELFSSDVVLLLQPAGPGEFAPLAAIGLPEDLLRRPVSAAPGSRLAAALAGRAPEESGEVQDDLAVDLHLRELGIRRAVWLPVVGAAEPLAVLCLARCRPAPFSRADVDLLRAMAYRIGLVLERDRTEASLREAQERLLQAEKLALAGRLAGSVAHEVNNPLAYLRANLQALQRQLPAVSATLEAARSAAAFLASHPAPEARQQGRTLLAAMGEEAGAELTTELAELVEESLDGVVRIGHLVRGFTRLAVADQPTLAGWVDLRALVAECLSELPGQAGGPGLVQLGLGGDACAAWVAPEVLKAALLGLLRFLRSPGHRRGEPVGQVVVVAERQQGRPTVVITDPSILLSDEQRRAIFDPRMEEVETPGGRTIRLSLSLLLSYQLLRGCQAELSATATGLQGLVIRIRLPAVPAAPA, from the coding sequence GTGGACGGGACCACGCCGCCGGCGGGCCAGGAGCGGGGGGCGGCCGCGCCGCCGCCGGGGCGCGAGGTGGTGGAGCGGCTGCGCCTGGCGCACCTGGAGGCGCTGCGGGCCCTGGGCGCCGCGGTCGCCGACACCACCCGCCTCACCCGCCTGTTCACCATCCTGGGCGAGCCTGCTCCGCTGGAGGTGCTGCTGGAGCGGGTCCTCGCCACCCTCTCGGAGCTCTTCTCGTCGGACGTGGTGCTGCTCCTGCAGCCGGCCGGGCCGGGGGAGTTCGCGCCGCTGGCGGCCATCGGGCTGCCGGAGGACCTGCTGCGCCGGCCCGTCTCGGCCGCGCCCGGCAGCCGGCTGGCGGCGGCCCTGGCGGGCCGTGCGCCGGAGGAGTCCGGCGAGGTGCAGGACGACCTCGCCGTGGACCTCCACCTGCGGGAGCTGGGGATCCGGCGCGCGGTGTGGCTGCCGGTGGTCGGCGCGGCCGAGCCGCTGGCCGTGCTCTGCCTGGCCCGCTGCCGCCCGGCGCCGTTCTCCCGCGCCGACGTGGACCTGCTCAGGGCCATGGCCTACCGGATCGGGCTGGTGCTGGAGCGGGACCGGACCGAGGCCTCGCTGCGCGAGGCGCAGGAGCGGCTGCTCCAGGCCGAGAAGCTGGCGCTGGCCGGCCGCCTGGCCGGCTCGGTGGCCCACGAGGTCAACAACCCGCTGGCCTACCTCAGGGCCAACCTGCAGGCGCTGCAGCGCCAGCTGCCGGCCGTCTCGGCCACCCTCGAGGCCGCCCGCTCCGCCGCCGCGTTCCTGGCCAGCCACCCCGCGCCGGAGGCCCGCCAGCAGGGGCGCACCCTCCTGGCCGCGATGGGCGAGGAGGCCGGCGCCGAGCTCACCACGGAGCTGGCCGAGCTGGTCGAGGAGTCGCTCGACGGCGTCGTCCGCATCGGCCACCTGGTCCGGGGCTTCACGCGCCTGGCGGTGGCGGACCAGCCCACCCTGGCCGGCTGGGTGGACCTGCGGGCCCTGGTCGCCGAGTGCCTCTCCGAGCTGCCGGGCCAGGCGGGCGGCCCCGGCCTGGTGCAGCTGGGCCTGGGCGGCGACGCCTGCGCCGCCTGGGTGGCCCCCGAGGTCCTCAAGGCGGCGCTGCTCGGCCTGCTGCGGTTCCTGCGGTCGCCCGGGCACCGCCGCGGCGAGCCGGTGGGCCAGGTCGTCGTCGTCGCCGAGCGCCAGCAGGGCCGACCGACGGTGGTCATCACCGACCCGTCCATCCTGCTGTCGGACGAGCAGCGGCGGGCCATCTTCGATCCGCGCATGGAGGAGGTGGAGACGCCGGGTGGCCGCACCATCCGCCTCAGCCTGTCGCTCCTGCTGAGCTACCAGCTGCTGCGCGGCTGCCAGGCGGAGCTCTCGGCCACCGCCACGGGGCTGCAGGGGCTGGTGATCCGGATCCGGCTGCCGGCGGTGCCCGCCGCCCCGGCCTAG
- a CDS encoding helix-turn-helix transcriptional regulator, translated as MDLLARFAGNVRRLRSKKHLSQKALADKVGISVSYVSMLERGQRSPPLETVEKVAKALGVPPAGLLGGK; from the coding sequence ATGGATCTCCTCGCTCGCTTCGCCGGTAACGTCCGCCGCCTGCGCTCCAAGAAGCACCTGTCCCAGAAGGCGCTGGCCGACAAGGTGGGGATCTCCGTCTCCTACGTGTCGATGCTGGAGCGGGGCCAGCGCTCACCACCCCTCGAGACCGTGGAGAAGGTGGCCAAGGCCCTGGGCGTGCCGCCGGCCGGCCTGCTCGGCGGCAAGTGA